One window of Nocardia sp. NBC_00508 genomic DNA carries:
- the galE gene encoding UDP-glucose 4-epimerase GalE produces MKLLVTGGAGYVGGVCAQVLLEAGHEVVVVDDLSTGNADGVPSGARFVEGDVAVAAPALLAAENFDGVLHFAAQSLVGESVQQPEKYWHGNVVKTFELLEAMRRAGTPRLVFSSTAAVYGEPEQVPITEDAPARPTNPYGASKLAIDHAITSYAIAHGLAATSLRYFNVAGAYGGLGENRVVETHLIPLVLQVAAGHRKAISVFGTDWPTPDGTAVRDYIHIRDLAQAHLLALASAEGGTHRIYNLGSGTGFSVREVISACERVTGLPIAAQDAPRRPGDPATLIASSERAIAELGWRPEHNDLDEIVTDARAFLQSLGSRAHSAQ; encoded by the coding sequence GTGAAACTTCTGGTCACGGGTGGCGCGGGCTATGTCGGCGGCGTCTGCGCACAGGTTCTGCTCGAAGCCGGGCACGAGGTCGTCGTGGTCGACGACCTGTCCACGGGCAACGCCGACGGCGTGCCCTCCGGCGCCCGCTTCGTCGAGGGCGACGTCGCGGTGGCCGCTCCTGCGTTGCTGGCGGCCGAAAACTTCGACGGTGTCCTGCATTTCGCGGCACAGTCGCTGGTCGGCGAGTCGGTGCAGCAGCCGGAGAAGTACTGGCACGGCAACGTGGTGAAGACGTTCGAGCTGCTGGAGGCGATGCGCCGCGCGGGCACTCCGCGGCTGGTCTTCTCCTCGACCGCGGCCGTCTACGGGGAACCGGAGCAGGTGCCGATTACGGAGGACGCCCCGGCCCGGCCGACAAATCCGTACGGCGCGTCGAAGCTGGCCATCGACCATGCCATCACCTCCTATGCGATCGCGCACGGGCTGGCGGCGACCAGCCTGCGGTATTTCAACGTCGCGGGCGCCTACGGTGGTCTCGGCGAGAACCGGGTGGTGGAAACGCATCTCATCCCGCTGGTGCTGCAGGTCGCGGCCGGGCACCGCAAGGCGATCTCGGTCTTCGGCACCGACTGGCCCACCCCGGACGGCACGGCGGTCCGCGACTACATCCACATCCGCGATCTGGCCCAGGCCCATCTGCTGGCCCTGGCGAGCGCGGAAGGCGGCACCCACCGGATCTACAACCTCGGCAGTGGTACCGGATTCTCCGTGCGCGAAGTGATCTCGGCGTGTGAGCGCGTCACCGGTCTGCCGATCGCCGCGCAGGACGCACCGCGCCGTCCCGGCGACCCGGCGACGCTGATCGCCTCCAGCGAGCGCGCCATCGCCGAACTCGGCTGGCGGCCCGAGCACAACGACCTCGACGAGATCGTCACCGACGCCCGGGCTTTCCTCCAGTCGCTCGGTTCCCGCGCGCACAGCGCACAGTAG
- a CDS encoding metal-dependent transcriptional regulator, which yields MKDLVDTTEMYLRTIYDLEEEGVVPLRARIAERLEQSGPTVSQTVARMERDGLLLVAGDRHLELTEKGRSMAVAVMRKHRLAERLLVDIIGLDWQNVHAEACRWEHVMSEDVERRLVEVLNHPTTSPYGNPIPGLDELGVVPPAATDEKLVRLSDLPQGQVHAVVVRRLAEHIQTDPEVIGRLREAGVVPDARVTVENKPGSVVITVPGHDGFELSDEMAHAVQVKLV from the coding sequence GTGAAGGATCTGGTCGACACCACGGAGATGTATCTCCGTACCATCTACGACCTCGAGGAGGAGGGCGTGGTGCCCCTGCGCGCCCGGATCGCCGAGCGCCTCGAGCAGAGTGGCCCGACGGTGAGCCAGACGGTCGCGCGGATGGAGCGCGACGGGCTGCTGCTGGTCGCCGGAGACCGTCATCTGGAGCTGACCGAGAAGGGTCGCAGCATGGCGGTGGCCGTCATGCGCAAGCATCGGCTGGCCGAACGGCTGCTCGTCGACATCATCGGACTCGACTGGCAGAACGTGCACGCGGAGGCCTGTCGCTGGGAGCACGTGATGAGCGAGGACGTCGAACGACGCCTCGTCGAGGTCCTCAACCACCCCACCACGTCCCCGTACGGCAACCCCATCCCGGGTCTGGACGAACTGGGCGTCGTGCCGCCCGCCGCCACCGACGAGAAACTGGTACGGCTGTCGGATCTGCCGCAGGGGCAGGTGCACGCCGTGGTCGTGCGCAGGCTCGCCGAGCACATCCAGACCGACCCGGAGGTCATCGGCCGGCTGCGCGAGGCGGGCGTCGTGCCGGACGCGCGCGTCACCGTCGAGAACAAGCCGGGCTCGGTCGTCATCACCGTGCCGGGGCACGACGGTTTCGAGCTGTCGGACGAGATGGCGCACGCTGTCCAGGTGAAGCTGGTCTGA
- a CDS encoding DUF4192 domain-containing protein, producing MDDPGELIAAVPAMLGFTPERSVVVLVLRHGVGHAAVVDAVVRFDLDSPEGRRVRSGTLAAAVTRICGHERAEVLAVLVDDRAEEPEAHPDRHRCAAGRFDVLVGALGRRLAMSDIALAGVWVVREIAAGQRWWTLAGPDQRGALRDPASSMVALTHVLDGRPIRGSRSELAELVVVDPSARTEVAAHLDNALALARERYARAARRGDPNEYSRQALDYVLWQIANVASGTALMAPELAKLAAALRDRAVRDTMFALAVGDHAAAAEALWGALTRALSGPDRAEAAALLGYSAYVRGDGPLAGIALEAALEADPGHSMAVLLDTSLRLGMRPEQLRRLARSGYQTAADLGVDLGTPAP from the coding sequence GTGGACGATCCGGGCGAACTGATTGCTGCCGTACCAGCGATGCTGGGGTTCACTCCGGAGCGGTCGGTGGTGGTGCTGGTCCTGCGTCATGGAGTCGGGCACGCCGCGGTGGTCGACGCGGTGGTGCGGTTCGACCTGGATTCGCCCGAAGGACGGCGGGTGCGGTCCGGGACGCTGGCCGCGGCCGTCACCCGGATCTGCGGACACGAGCGGGCCGAAGTACTGGCGGTCCTGGTCGACGATCGCGCCGAAGAACCTGAAGCCCACCCCGACCGCCATCGCTGCGCCGCCGGACGATTCGACGTGCTGGTCGGCGCACTGGGTAGACGCTTGGCGATGTCCGACATCGCGCTCGCCGGGGTATGGGTAGTACGCGAGATCGCCGCTGGGCAGCGCTGGTGGACGCTGGCGGGGCCGGACCAGCGGGGAGCGCTCCGGGATCCGGCCTCCTCGATGGTCGCACTGACCCATGTGCTGGACGGCAGGCCGATCCGCGGCTCCCGCTCCGAACTCGCCGAATTGGTCGTGGTGGATCCGTCGGCGCGTACCGAAGTGGCGGCACACTTGGATAATGCGCTTGCCCTCGCCCGGGAGCGCTATGCGCGGGCCGCGCGTCGTGGTGATCCGAACGAATACAGCAGGCAGGCGCTCGACTACGTGCTGTGGCAGATCGCCAACGTCGCGTCCGGCACGGCGCTGATGGCGCCCGAACTCGCGAAACTGGCTGCCGCCCTGCGTGATCGGGCCGTCCGGGACACGATGTTCGCCTTGGCCGTCGGCGATCATGCCGCCGCGGCTGAGGCGCTGTGGGGAGCGCTGACCCGCGCACTGTCCGGTCCGGATCGCGCCGAAGCGGCGGCGCTGCTCGGCTACAGCGCATATGTTCGCGGTGACGGGCCGCTGGCGGGCATCGCCTTGGAGGCCGCGCTCGAGGCGGATCCGGGACATTCGATGGCGGTGTTGCTCGATACCTCATTGCGTCTGGGGATGCGTCCGGAACAGTTGCGGCGACTGGCCCGCAGCGGCTACCAGACCGCCGCGGACCTGGGCGTCGACCTCGGCACGCCGGCGCCGTGA